From the Garra rufa chromosome 23, GarRuf1.0, whole genome shotgun sequence genome, the window CTGCCATTATCTGCAAATACTTGGGTGACCCGGGGACTTTCAGATAGGATGTTTTCAATCCTGATAACCTAGAAGAGAACATGGGTAAGTTATAAATTTGCAACTCAAAGGCTCAAGCATTTAAATATTCTGCATATATTCACATACCTCAGAACCTGGTGGATCATTCGGATCATGAAATAACCATTTGATACCATTTGGGTGGCCGCCCACCCATAGATCTCCAGACTCACGGTCCACCTCAATGTTGTCACACAGTGACTCCACATCAACTTCCTGGGTAAGAAAAATGAACACGTGGTTATATTAACAATAGCAGATGGAGTAGTTGTTGATTATTGTTAAAACTAGTTTAAAACTATACAGTAGTACATGGTTGTTTTATTTGAAGTTAACACAACCTAAAATTCTATTCTTAAATTTCATGTAGTTCAGTGTTTACCTTTACATGAGACAATACAGTGCTTTCCTGTATTTCAAAGACGACAATTTTGTGCTTCAGAAGATTTGCCACATACAAATATCTGAAATTACATGTTAATTGTATTAAGAGCATATACATATGACATGATTACACAATAAATGCTTTGATATTATTACACTCTGCTGTGCTTTTATTAATGGAAATCTTGAATCTTTTCTGAAACTTGCCTTTTATCGGGGGAGATATTTATGCCGTTGGCGATCAAGAAGCCCCCTGCCACAACCTGTACAGTCTGAGGGCTGTAGTAGACGACGTCACACCAGGGCAAAGTCAGAAATGGCTCCACAAACTTGAGAATCCCATTAGTGAAGTAATGATCATTGGTGGCATAAAAGCTTTCAGTATCCACAGCGACTATATCATTCACACTAACAAATGCAGATAAATAAACTGGAATTAATACTTTAGATTTCGAATTACAGCAATAATGTGGTTTAAAGAAACATACTCATGCAGGAGTTCATGCCTGATGGTCTTGATGTATTGCAGAGCATTTTCATCCCCAACAAATCGGAAAATCTCCACTTGACTGTTGCCTTGAGGATGATTAACAACAAATAGGTACACAGCACCATCTGTAGTGAGAGAAGAATTCATACACATTTAGGTTCAATCACAGACAATAACTACTGTACTTCTTAAGTGTGAGTTTATAAATTTTGCAATATTATCAGTATAAACAATTTTATATAAGTATAGAAAGAATTCAACAAGGAATGCATCTTTTCGTGTTTATCTATGCATTCAACAATAATGCCAAACCTTTGTCATCCGTGTACACGCTGATTCCATGTGGATTAAAAGAGTCTTTGTCAAAGTCTCCCTTGATGTTCAGTGCTTTAATTTTCTGATCAGGCTCCAACAGATTCAGGGTGTAGATCCTTCCGGGGTCATCTGATAAGGACGGTAAATCTGGATGCTTCATGCactatgcatttaaaaatatagttGCATTTAACAGTCAAACGCAT encodes:
- the LOC141299798 gene encoding serum paraoxonase/arylesterase 2-like produces the protein MSGHGNTEGFVRYRGSVTVSDSMGKLAVLSVAAAALAVLIGERLITLRHLSLAYRELTQNYLPNCHHIEGIECGAEDIAILENGLAFLSTCMKHPDLPSLSDDPGRIYTLNLLEPDQKIKALNIKGDFDKDSFNPHGISVYTDDKDGAVYLFVVNHPQGNSQVEIFRFVGDENALQYIKTIRHELLHDVNDIVAVDTESFYATNDHYFTNGILKFVEPFLTLPWCDVVYYSPQTVQVVAGGFLIANGINISPDKRYLYVANLLKHKIVVFEIQESTVLSHVKEVDVESLCDNIEVDRESGDLWVGGHPNGIKWLFHDPNDPPGSEVIRIENILSESPRVTQVFADNGSMIIASSVAAPYGGKLLIGTVYQKALICDLK